Proteins encoded within one genomic window of Calderihabitans maritimus:
- a CDS encoding cytochrome c3 family protein: MRRAVLAIILAGLLMMRFSSVALAAQLRYSSVDESGSTVGGTVYEYYYTSTPKRVYGSSGWESTFQADGTTAYPYEIYLPNEQNPAQYRIHSNYSKDTDACASCHATHTAVGGSLLQWYSVYETCMACHDGTVSTTYNVQQGKLPNGAPTNGGPFGTGNEKYLSYHSVTGAVEHSAAPGGSTVPVEIDGKVVSWGIEFGCTSCHSPHGLGGNARLLHPDPNGVQTQKRYSDFTMYELVKVDPNSSVLYAAYPKKDDGTFDTSAMPYYMLKTYPYEALIFIGSEQDTSATIDNTQGYSLVTLSQAPKVGEKVYATFTPSLRVTMRIQNYLPQTGTEGENITYTGGMSKFCAACHTDYYTTTGYGGQFSEAYRHKVDVYYSGWQTATNLVFEEEGIIMCTTCHLAHGVDQDYWLETLSDEGYDQNNPPEELVGSSNLKRKPNMAVCVTCHGDSTSGYAHEDSVYDSANATYSQEGAEYVGTSQCVSCHQKQYEGWQKTLHSQMVLDNSGILPEAEANWSSGPGSDPYNVSVSDVVYAIGSKWKQRYVIYSSGDYKILPVQWLVGKSDWEDYSAEENWDWNTETWEDTCIACHVTGYNAGTESWVDNGIGCEACHGPGSNHVNTPSHMNVTYPANLSISQQTDLCGSCHVRGQNLKYSVREDVYGFKPGDSLISVFDPYEPQGQTDPYFWPNGDSKLNHQQYNDFVQSNHYQKGIISCVSCHSSHGLNSEGVQLKRTAGQLCSICHDKVMDLDQYMPKAAKSAVPNDVRVHTFFTTHNFKY; this comes from the coding sequence ATGCGGAGAGCTGTTCTGGCCATTATCCTGGCCGGGTTATTGATGATGAGATTTTCGTCCGTCGCCCTGGCAGCACAGTTGAGATATAGCAGCGTTGATGAGAGCGGTAGTACCGTTGGCGGAACGGTATACGAATATTACTATACTTCTACTCCTAAAAGAGTTTACGGGAGCAGCGGATGGGAATCGACCTTCCAGGCAGACGGTACAACTGCCTATCCTTACGAAATCTACCTGCCTAACGAACAAAACCCCGCCCAGTACCGTATCCACAGCAATTACAGTAAAGACACCGATGCTTGCGCTTCTTGCCACGCCACGCATACGGCGGTAGGAGGCAGTTTGCTCCAATGGTATAGCGTTTACGAAACCTGTATGGCCTGCCATGACGGTACCGTTTCCACTACCTATAATGTACAGCAGGGCAAGCTCCCGAACGGGGCACCGACCAACGGCGGTCCCTTTGGCACCGGCAATGAGAAGTACCTTTCTTACCACAGCGTGACAGGAGCGGTTGAACACAGCGCCGCCCCGGGAGGATCCACGGTCCCGGTGGAAATTGACGGGAAAGTGGTCAGCTGGGGTATAGAATTTGGCTGTACCAGCTGCCACAGTCCGCATGGCCTGGGAGGCAACGCGCGCCTGTTGCACCCCGATCCTAACGGTGTCCAGACCCAAAAGCGGTATTCGGATTTCACCATGTATGAGCTGGTTAAGGTAGATCCAAACAGTTCGGTTCTTTATGCGGCATATCCTAAGAAGGATGACGGAACTTTCGATACCAGTGCAATGCCTTATTACATGCTGAAGACTTACCCTTATGAGGCTTTGATTTTCATAGGAAGTGAACAGGATACCAGCGCAACTATCGATAATACGCAGGGTTACAGTCTGGTTACCTTAAGCCAGGCCCCCAAAGTTGGCGAGAAGGTCTATGCTACGTTCACTCCTAGCTTGCGGGTGACGATGAGGATTCAGAACTATCTGCCTCAGACCGGGACAGAGGGGGAAAATATAACTTATACCGGTGGGATGAGCAAGTTTTGCGCCGCCTGTCATACGGATTATTATACCACCACCGGTTACGGCGGCCAATTTTCCGAAGCCTACCGGCACAAAGTTGACGTTTATTACAGCGGTTGGCAGACGGCTACCAACCTGGTCTTTGAAGAAGAAGGTATTATAATGTGCACTACCTGTCACCTGGCCCACGGGGTAGACCAGGATTACTGGCTGGAAACGTTGAGTGACGAGGGTTATGACCAGAACAATCCCCCTGAGGAGCTGGTGGGCTCATCCAACTTGAAGCGCAAGCCCAACATGGCAGTTTGCGTTACCTGCCACGGCGACAGCACCTCCGGCTATGCCCATGAGGACAGTGTTTACGACAGTGCGAATGCCACTTACAGCCAGGAGGGCGCCGAGTATGTTGGGACAAGCCAGTGTGTCAGTTGCCACCAGAAGCAGTACGAGGGTTGGCAAAAAACCCTTCACTCCCAAATGGTGCTAGATAACAGCGGGATTCTGCCGGAGGCCGAAGCGAACTGGAGCAGCGGTCCTGGTTCTGATCCTTATAATGTTTCGGTAAGTGATGTAGTCTATGCTATCGGAAGCAAGTGGAAGCAGCGGTATGTCATCTATAGCAGCGGAGACTATAAGATTTTACCGGTACAATGGTTAGTCGGAAAATCCGACTGGGAGGATTATTCAGCAGAAGAAAACTGGGATTGGAATACAGAAACATGGGAGGACACCTGTATAGCGTGTCACGTTACCGGTTACAACGCCGGTACCGAGAGCTGGGTAGACAACGGGATAGGCTGCGAAGCCTGCCACGGTCCCGGAAGCAATCACGTAAATACTCCCAGCCACATGAATGTTACTTACCCGGCAAATTTGAGCATCAGTCAGCAGACGGACCTTTGCGGTTCCTGCCATGTTCGGGGACAGAACTTGAAGTATAGTGTACGCGAAGACGTATACGGGTTCAAACCGGGAGACAGTTTGATTTCTGTTTTTGATCCGTATGAACCGCAGGGTCAGACTGATCCTTACTTCTGGCCCAACGGTGACTCCAAACTGAATCACCAGCAGTACAATGACTTTGTGCAAAGTAACCATTACCAGAAAGGAATTATCAGCTGCGTTTCCTGTCATAGTTCTCATGGCCTTAACTCGGAAGGAGTACAGTTGAAGCGCACGGCAGGGCAACTCTGCAGCATCTGCCATGATAAGGTTATGGATCTGGATCAGTACATGCCTAAGGCTGCGAAGAGCGCAGTTCCCAATGATGTCCGGGTTCATACCTTCTTTACGACCCATAATTTTAAATATTAA
- a CDS encoding DUF2619 domain-containing protein: MSEELTVRLMSTLRLLIGILSLVAAFLMIKYHTVGAALRINAFVGLVNPLIFISINILGIANMAGKVSLVKLIAIMAGVVLIFYGTGK; encoded by the coding sequence GTGAGCGAAGAACTAACGGTAAGATTGATGTCCACGCTGAGGTTATTAATCGGAATCCTTTCCCTAGTAGCGGCCTTCTTGATGATCAAATACCATACGGTTGGCGCTGCTCTCAGAATCAATGCTTTTGTTGGGCTGGTTAACCCGCTGATTTTTATCAGCATCAATATTTTGGGAATTGCCAATATGGCCGGAAAAGTATCTTTGGTTAAGTTGATTGCTATCATGGCCGGCGTAGTGTTAATATTTTACGGAACTGGTAAGTAG
- a CDS encoding cell division protein FtsA, with protein sequence MKGEPVFALDIGTRSVVGVVVERNGEKVNILGAELEEHSNRSMLDGQIHDVPQVTEVVKRVRARLEKKVGFSLGQVAVAAAGRALKTARGVAERDCSPLEEITSEEVLAWEIEAVHEAQKSLLERDREAEEYPCVGYSVVNFYLDGSVIGNLVGQHGNRVGVEVLATFLPRVVVDSLYSVLQRAGLEMHSLTLEPIAAINVAVPSTMRRLNLALVDVGAGTSDIAVTADGTIIGYAMVPAAGDEITEHLCRDLLLDFTEGERIKRLLSSSEEVTYTDAVGVKHRASSQDLISLVEPTVAEIAGKIGEKILEINRQPPQAVICIGGGSLTPGLARKIAETLNLPHQRVAVRGREILEQVTGAWRKLQGPQAVTPLGIAITALERKSMGFTNIRVNNRPVRLFNIRGGKVADALVAAGVNVRKLYGRPGMGISVIVNGEVKFLKGTMGKAAEIAVNGEPATLDTEISAGDNITVKPAEDGKDAAGTIADVVPALSSKKIVFNGKEVELKPLITMNGAPVSYRTPLVDKATINYRSFDTVEEVLNWLKHPLKAGERILVNGREADLYHSVEDGDVLEIRSPEEEGETTRVVVNGKELAIRHSRNRAPILTDVFRQLDFEPHPPEGKKKFVLIINGKPATFTTPLKEGDQIEITWQ encoded by the coding sequence TTGGAAGAACATAGCAATCGTTCCATGCTGGACGGCCAGATTCATGATGTTCCCCAGGTTACGGAAGTAGTCAAAAGGGTTAGGGCTCGCCTGGAAAAGAAAGTTGGTTTTTCCTTGGGACAGGTAGCCGTAGCTGCTGCCGGGCGCGCCTTGAAGACGGCCCGGGGAGTTGCGGAGCGAGATTGCTCGCCTTTGGAGGAGATTACCAGCGAGGAAGTCCTGGCCTGGGAAATAGAGGCGGTGCATGAAGCCCAGAAGTCTTTACTGGAACGAGACAGGGAGGCGGAAGAATATCCCTGTGTGGGTTACAGTGTGGTAAATTTTTATCTCGACGGCAGCGTAATAGGGAATCTTGTGGGTCAACACGGAAATAGGGTAGGGGTTGAGGTGCTGGCCACTTTTCTACCTCGGGTAGTGGTTGACTCCCTTTATTCCGTGCTCCAGAGGGCCGGGCTGGAAATGCATAGTTTAACCTTGGAGCCCATAGCGGCTATCAATGTAGCGGTGCCCTCCACCATGCGTCGCCTGAACCTGGCACTGGTGGATGTTGGGGCTGGAACTTCGGATATTGCTGTAACGGCTGACGGCACCATAATCGGTTACGCCATGGTTCCGGCAGCAGGTGATGAAATAACGGAACACCTGTGCCGGGATTTGCTACTGGACTTTACGGAAGGGGAGAGAATCAAGCGACTGCTGTCTAGCTCGGAAGAAGTGACCTACACCGATGCGGTGGGAGTTAAACACCGGGCGTCAAGTCAGGATTTAATCAGTTTGGTAGAACCGACAGTGGCTGAGATTGCGGGGAAAATAGGAGAGAAGATCCTGGAAATTAACCGTCAGCCTCCCCAGGCGGTAATTTGCATCGGAGGGGGTAGTTTAACTCCGGGGCTGGCTCGGAAGATAGCGGAAACCCTTAACCTTCCTCACCAAAGAGTTGCTGTGCGCGGACGAGAGATACTGGAACAGGTAACGGGTGCCTGGCGTAAGCTCCAGGGGCCTCAGGCAGTAACGCCGCTCGGAATTGCCATCACAGCTCTGGAACGAAAAAGCATGGGGTTTACCAACATTCGGGTGAACAACAGGCCGGTCAGGTTATTTAACATACGCGGAGGAAAAGTTGCCGATGCCCTGGTAGCGGCAGGGGTTAATGTCCGTAAGCTTTACGGGAGACCAGGGATGGGTATTTCAGTGATAGTTAACGGTGAAGTGAAATTCCTGAAGGGAACTATGGGGAAGGCGGCGGAAATTGCGGTCAACGGTGAACCGGCTACCCTGGATACAGAAATTTCTGCCGGCGATAACATAACGGTAAAACCGGCGGAAGATGGCAAGGATGCTGCGGGAACTATCGCCGATGTAGTGCCTGCCCTTTCCTCCAAGAAGATAGTGTTCAACGGCAAAGAAGTAGAGCTAAAACCATTGATAACCATGAACGGTGCACCTGTTTCTTACCGGACTCCGCTGGTTGACAAGGCCACTATTAACTACCGTTCTTTCGACACGGTGGAAGAAGTCTTAAACTGGTTGAAACATCCTTTGAAAGCTGGTGAACGTATTTTAGTTAACGGAAGGGAAGCCGACCTGTACCATTCAGTAGAAGATGGGGACGTGTTGGAAATAAGGTCTCCGGAGGAAGAAGGGGAGACCACTCGGGTAGTGGTTAATGGAAAAGAGTTAGCTATTAGGCACAGTCGAAATAGAGCTCCTATTCTTACGGATGTTTTCCGGCAATTGGATTTCGAACCCCATCCCCCGGAAGGGAAGAAAAAGTTTGTTCTTATTATAAACGGTAAACCGGCTACTTTTACTACTCCCTTGAAGGAAGGTGATCAAATAGAGATTACCTGGCAGTAA
- a CDS encoding 3D domain-containing protein: protein METLYVLTRWQLAGHQIWEPMEVTATAYDACLSCTGKVDGITRTGTRATPGRTIAVDPAVIPLGAIVYIPELDTVFTAEDTGGKIKGPRIDIFFSTHEEALKFGVKKLTVYVITRGDNI, encoded by the coding sequence ATGGAGACTCTTTACGTTCTCACCCGCTGGCAGTTAGCCGGCCACCAAATCTGGGAACCTATGGAAGTTACCGCCACCGCCTACGATGCGTGCCTCAGCTGTACCGGTAAGGTAGACGGCATAACCAGAACCGGCACCCGTGCCACACCCGGACGAACCATTGCCGTCGATCCTGCGGTAATACCTCTAGGCGCTATAGTTTATATACCGGAATTAGATACCGTTTTTACTGCCGAGGATACCGGCGGGAAAATTAAGGGACCTAGAATTGATATTTTTTTCTCTACCCATGAAGAAGCCCTTAAATTCGGGGTTAAAAAACTGACCGTCTATGTGATAACTCGAGGAGATAATATTTAG